The genomic segment CCCAGGAGGAGTTCAGTACGTGCTCGCTCTTACTGATTATTTCTCTAAATGAGTAGAAGCAGCGGCTTACGCGAAAGTAACGAGTGAAGAGGTAGAGCAGTTCGTGCTAAAAAGCATAATCTATTGCTACGGCGTTCTTCACGAAATCATCACCGACAAGGGTCCGCAGTTCATCTCCTCGCAGTTCGAAGGGTTTTGCACGTTGTGGAAGATTCGACTCAATAAGTCAACTCCTCGTTACCCGCAAGGTAATGGACAAGACGAGGCAATGAATAAAGTCATATTAGCTAACTTGAAGAAACGGCTCGATTCTCGCAAAGGGCGCTGGCCAGACGAACTGCAGGGCGTTCTTTGGGCAATCCGAACAACACCCCGCCGGGACACTAATGAAACACCTTTTTCCTTGGTTTACGGAGTCGACGTCGTAGTCCCAGCTTACATAGAAGTTCTTGGAGTCCGTACCTTGCTAAACCCACTCCGAGTTGTGGAAAATGAGGAATTTTTGCATGATACCTTTGATACGATCAATGAGCGCCAAGATCAGGCCTCAGTTCGGATCCAAAACTACCAGAGCGCAGTAACCCGTTATTATAACTCCAAAATCCAAAGTAGGCCCTTGTCAGTCGGTGATCTAGTCCTTCGGAAGGTCTATGAGAACACCGAAGAGCTCAATGCAGAGAAGCTGGGAATCAACTGGGAAGGCCCGTATAGAATTACCCGCAAAGTGCGGAATGGAGTCTATCAGCTCGAGGGTTCAAAGGGAAAACCAGTTCCGAGGTCCTGGAACTCTTTACACCTTAAACTCTTTTACAGTTAATTCTCTTGTATCGAACTACGTTTAGATTGATCCCGATAGGGGTACGTAGACAGCCCACTTCGGGTCCAGTtatccatattaataaaatcaaaagttttctaaacttgtttttctaacaatggtttagcaaaaaaaaa from the Camelina sativa cultivar DH55 chromosome 12, Cs, whole genome shotgun sequence genome contains:
- the LOC104733748 gene encoding uncharacterized protein LOC104733748, with amino-acid sequence MDIQPPLVELGTNQTLESSSSPVGDQVAIPHSTSSSTSTNNWGAGDCRSPIWAYLEKGELPADKWAARKLKIVSAQYCIYRGILLRRSVAGPYLTCVAGEEPGMLMRAVHDGPNGNHSGGRILAFKIKRQGSFWPTMVTDCENYSRTCEKCQKHAQSIHQPTELLSSVSAPYPFMRWSMDIIEAAAYAKVTSEEVEQFVLKSIIYCYGVLHEIITDKGPQFISSQFEGFCTLWKIRLNKSTPRYPQGNGQDEAMNKVILANLKKRLDSRKGRWPDELQGVLWAIRTTPRRDTNETPFSLVYGVDVVVPAYIEVLGVRTLLNPLRVVENEEFLHDTFDTINERQDQASVRIQNYQSAVTRYYNSKIQSRPLSVGDLVLRKVYENTEELNAEKLGINWEGPYRITRKVRNGVYQLEGSKGKPVPRSWNSLHLKLFYS